Proteins encoded by one window of Streptomyces sp. NBC_01571:
- a CDS encoding Clp protease N-terminal domain-containing protein: MPPRISSQSAAESGSHRTELEAGLSDELASVVSAARRRALRDGDRQIDTAHLLHSLLESDPRVRAVFDGAPQVARLLGYLVQRSIGYGLRWQSAVEESGAVPVVVEAGWSPVAAGAMEGACARAGLRGEARAHCLDLLAAIVADPQARAVEVLRRAGADVRVLLPRIESALRDEYVDGPADE, translated from the coding sequence GTGCCACCCCGTATCTCCTCGCAGTCGGCCGCCGAGAGCGGCTCCCACCGTACGGAACTCGAGGCAGGGCTCAGTGACGAGCTCGCCTCGGTGGTCTCCGCCGCGCGCAGGCGGGCGTTGCGGGACGGGGACCGGCAGATCGACACGGCCCATCTGCTGCACTCGCTGCTGGAGTCCGACCCGCGGGTGCGCGCCGTCTTCGACGGTGCCCCTCAGGTCGCCCGGCTGCTCGGCTACCTCGTCCAGCGCAGCATCGGATACGGGTTGCGCTGGCAGAGCGCCGTGGAGGAATCCGGTGCCGTACCGGTGGTGGTCGAGGCGGGCTGGTCCCCGGTGGCGGCCGGTGCCATGGAGGGTGCCTGCGCACGCGCCGGACTCCGCGGTGAGGCACGGGCCCACTGCCTCGACCTGCTCGCCGCGATCGTCGCCGATCCGCAGGCACGGGCCGTCGAGGTGCTCCGGCGCGCGGGTGCGGACGTCCGGGTGCTGCTGCCGCGGATCGAGAGCGCGCTGCGCGACGAATACGTGGACGGACCCGCGGACGAATAG
- a CDS encoding SRPBCC family protein — translation MAEVSAEARIEAPAEKVWAQLTDFSSYGEWNSTHTSFPKGGPASLEVGGTFEENMKLMGFPAEVGWTIEELEHARVLAIRGKGPMAVTVATRYTLTPDGDATSLRIDGEFTGAAVSLMAGKLKDSATAALNESLRKLGGLVT, via the coding sequence ATGGCCGAAGTCAGCGCGGAAGCACGCATTGAGGCGCCGGCCGAGAAGGTGTGGGCGCAGCTCACGGACTTCTCCTCGTACGGCGAGTGGAACTCGACCCACACGAGCTTCCCCAAGGGCGGTCCCGCCTCACTCGAGGTGGGCGGGACGTTCGAGGAGAACATGAAGCTCATGGGGTTCCCGGCCGAGGTCGGCTGGACCATCGAGGAACTGGAGCACGCCCGCGTCCTGGCCATCCGCGGAAAGGGTCCGATGGCCGTCACCGTCGCCACCCGCTACACGCTGACCCCCGACGGCGACGCCACCTCGTTGCGCATCGACGGGGAGTTCACCGGCGCGGCCGTCTCGCTGATGGCCGGCAAGCTCAAGGACTCGGCGACGGCCGCCCTCAACGAGTCGTTGCGCAAGCTGGGCGGACTGGTGACCTGA
- a CDS encoding PadR family transcriptional regulator produces MRSGEQEFGFERGHGRHGGHGQRGRGLFEGRRGAFGPFGPGGPGGFGGPGFGPGPWGGGRGGRGGPRGRARRGDVRASILALLKDRPMHGYEMIQEIAERSGGAWKPSPGSVYPTLQLLEDEGLITSAAEGGKKLFSLTEEGRGAAEEGPDAPWEEAGRGVDWETLHEIRQAGFGLMEAFGQVWKTGSKDQRDKALAVINEARKKLYLILADED; encoded by the coding sequence ATGCGTTCCGGAGAACAGGAATTCGGATTCGAACGTGGACACGGCCGACATGGCGGACACGGCCAGCGGGGCCGGGGTCTCTTCGAGGGGCGGCGCGGGGCTTTCGGGCCCTTCGGTCCGGGCGGCCCCGGCGGCTTCGGCGGACCCGGCTTCGGCCCGGGCCCCTGGGGCGGCGGGCGCGGTGGCCGGGGCGGCCCCCGGGGAAGGGCGCGGCGCGGTGACGTACGCGCGTCGATCCTGGCCCTGCTCAAGGACCGGCCCATGCACGGCTACGAGATGATCCAGGAGATCGCCGAGCGCAGTGGCGGGGCGTGGAAGCCCAGCCCGGGTTCGGTCTACCCGACCCTCCAGCTGCTGGAGGACGAAGGTCTCATCACGAGCGCGGCCGAGGGCGGCAAGAAGCTGTTCTCGCTCACCGAGGAAGGCCGCGGCGCGGCCGAGGAGGGGCCCGACGCTCCCTGGGAAGAGGCCGGGCGCGGGGTCGACTGGGAGACGCTGCATGAGATCCGGCAGGCGGGCTTCGGTCTCATGGAGGCCTTCGGCCAGGTCTGGAAGACCGGCAGCAAGGATCAGCGCGACAAGGCGCTGGCGGTCATCAACGAAGCCCGCAAGAAGCTGTACCTGATCCTCGCCGACGAGGACTGA
- a CDS encoding PhzF family phenazine biosynthesis protein: protein MRIRIVDAFTDRPFTGNPAGVLLLGPEGFPEDDWLQNVALEVNHAETAFAHPLPEGGDADWALRWFTPASEVAMCGHATLATAHVLRTTGTHTGPVRFATRSGVLLATPQEDGTLTLDFPTAPLTPVDVPDGVAEALGADPLTAFDTGPNTGDLLIEVADEETVRGLAPDLRALARYSERGIIATARSADPARGYDFVSRCFFPNVGIDEDPVTGSAHTALAPYWSERLGRPDLTGLQASPRSGLVRTGLRGDRTLLTGSAVTVVEGELLV from the coding sequence ATGCGGATTCGAATCGTCGACGCCTTCACCGACCGTCCCTTCACGGGCAACCCGGCCGGGGTCCTCCTCCTCGGCCCCGAAGGCTTCCCCGAGGACGACTGGCTGCAGAACGTGGCTCTGGAGGTCAATCACGCGGAGACGGCGTTCGCGCATCCCCTGCCCGAGGGCGGTGACGCCGACTGGGCGCTGCGCTGGTTCACTCCCGCGAGCGAGGTCGCGATGTGCGGGCACGCGACACTGGCCACCGCACACGTCCTGCGCACGACGGGCACCCACACGGGACCGGTGCGGTTCGCCACCCGCAGCGGCGTACTCCTCGCCACGCCCCAGGAGGACGGGACTCTCACGCTGGACTTCCCGACCGCGCCGCTGACCCCGGTCGACGTACCGGACGGTGTCGCGGAGGCACTCGGCGCCGACCCGCTCACGGCCTTCGACACGGGCCCGAACACCGGAGACCTGCTGATCGAGGTCGCCGACGAGGAGACGGTGCGCGGGCTGGCTCCCGACCTCAGGGCCCTGGCCCGGTACTCGGAGCGCGGCATCATCGCGACGGCCCGCTCAGCGGACCCCGCCCGGGGCTACGACTTCGTCTCGCGGTGTTTCTTCCCGAACGTCGGCATCGACGAGGACCCGGTCACCGGCAGCGCCCACACGGCTCTCGCGCCCTACTGGTCCGAGCGTCTCGGCCGCCCCGACCTGACCGGTCTGCAGGCTTCCCCGCGCTCCGGTCTCGTCCGCACCGGGCTGCGCGGCGACCGTACCCTCCTGACCGGGAGCGCGGTCACGGTCGTCGAGGGCGAGCTGCTCGTCTGA
- a CDS encoding CPBP family intramembrane glutamic endopeptidase — translation MQVEAGSPAGSFPGERLTRRIFRDETLLVLGLSLGASGVSALISFVGSVTKPGGLKDQAATLNASAAPGRPWLDLAWQLFGIASALVPVALVAHLLLREGQGLRVIGFDRTRPWPDLGRGAAVAAVIGSTGIAFYLLARGFGANLTVVPEALPDVWWKYPVLILSAVQNAVLEEVVVVGYLLRRLGQLGWTPGTALVASAVLRGSYHLYQGIGGFVGNMVMGVVFVYLYRRWGRVGPLVVAHSLLDIGAFVGYALLAGKVGWLPTA, via the coding sequence GTGCAGGTGGAGGCGGGGTCGCCGGCCGGTTCTTTTCCTGGGGAGCGGCTGACGCGAAGGATTTTCCGGGACGAGACTCTGCTCGTCCTTGGGCTCTCGCTCGGTGCGAGCGGAGTGTCCGCGCTGATCAGCTTTGTCGGATCGGTCACCAAACCGGGCGGTCTCAAGGACCAGGCCGCCACGCTGAACGCCTCGGCCGCGCCGGGCCGGCCCTGGCTGGATCTGGCGTGGCAGCTGTTCGGCATCGCGTCGGCCCTGGTGCCGGTCGCGCTGGTCGCGCACCTTCTGCTGCGGGAGGGCCAGGGGCTGCGCGTGATCGGGTTCGACCGCACGCGGCCCTGGCCCGACCTCGGACGCGGGGCCGCGGTCGCGGCAGTGATCGGCAGCACGGGTATCGCCTTCTATCTGCTGGCGCGCGGCTTCGGCGCCAACCTCACGGTCGTGCCCGAGGCGCTGCCCGACGTGTGGTGGAAGTACCCGGTGCTGATCCTGTCGGCCGTGCAGAACGCCGTGCTGGAAGAGGTCGTCGTCGTCGGCTATCTGCTGCGCCGGCTGGGCCAGTTGGGCTGGACGCCGGGCACCGCCCTGGTGGCGAGCGCGGTACTGCGTGGCTCGTACCACCTCTACCAGGGCATCGGCGGCTTCGTCGGCAACATGGTGATGGGCGTCGTCTTCGTCTACCTGTACCGGCGGTGGGGCCGGGTCGGGCCGCTCGTGGTCGCGCACTCACTGCTCGACATCGGGGCGTTCGTCGGGTACGCGCTGCTGGCGGGGAAGGTGGGGTGGCTGCCCACGGCGTGA
- a CDS encoding substrate-binding and VWA domain-containing protein, translating into MGRHSLPHPSGAGAADPRPRPRRRTVAVATVLVLTVVAGAAAAVNGGLFSFGSSCQDSAVHVTVAASPDVAPALKALADHARERDITSDGHCIDVTVTARESYEVADSLRSGKRAGIQAWVPDSDVWVDGVTARSGATQVTKAGNVASSPVGVAMVPSAAASLGWPTKTYTWAELADASMRDDKLRLGAGDPARSATGLLALTRLGGASDGSEGGGIRAAALAKTLSPRTSDNDRQVLDTLPRDSSGAEQSDPKHNQALFLSEQSAFVHNSSSDRGLGLDLFYPKDGSPRLDYPFALVDRPRLSTDESRAALRFMTLSGESEGQRILQRSGFRTDDDEVSGALVAKAGGRAPQPFDRAAADPLPEKAVEETLGTWTITVQSARITAVVDASASMSQPVPGTDRTRMDVTKAALLQALGTFTTEDEIGLWKFSTRLDGDRDYRVLVPTGRLGDREGGNAQRARLAAAFNALNPVPNGATGLYDTTLAAYKAATSGYAKGRFNALVLLTDGVNEDPGSISRAALVSRLRQLADPRRPVPLIAIAVGPDADKAEVEAIAKATGGSGQEVSDPSQIHSVILRAIVRAAARSQN; encoded by the coding sequence ATGGGACGTCACAGCTTGCCCCACCCTTCCGGGGCGGGCGCGGCCGACCCCCGTCCGCGCCCGCGCCGCCGCACGGTGGCCGTCGCGACGGTGCTGGTCCTGACAGTCGTCGCGGGCGCGGCGGCCGCGGTCAACGGCGGTCTGTTCTCCTTCGGTTCGTCCTGCCAGGACAGCGCCGTGCACGTCACGGTCGCCGCGTCGCCCGACGTGGCGCCCGCCCTGAAGGCCCTCGCCGACCATGCCCGAGAGCGCGACATCACGTCCGACGGGCACTGCATCGACGTCACCGTGACCGCCCGCGAGTCGTACGAGGTCGCCGACTCGCTGCGGTCGGGCAAGCGGGCCGGCATCCAGGCGTGGGTGCCGGACTCCGACGTGTGGGTGGACGGGGTCACCGCACGAAGCGGGGCGACCCAGGTCACCAAGGCGGGCAACGTCGCGTCCTCACCGGTCGGTGTCGCGATGGTCCCGTCCGCCGCCGCGTCGCTCGGGTGGCCCACCAAGACCTACACCTGGGCCGAACTGGCCGACGCCTCGATGCGGGACGACAAGCTCAGGCTGGGCGCGGGCGACCCGGCGCGCAGCGCGACCGGTCTGCTCGCCCTGACCCGGCTCGGCGGCGCCTCGGACGGGAGCGAGGGCGGCGGCATCCGGGCCGCTGCCCTGGCCAAGACGCTCTCGCCGCGCACGTCCGACAACGACCGCCAGGTACTGGACACCCTCCCCCGCGACTCCTCCGGTGCCGAACAGAGCGACCCGAAGCACAACCAGGCACTGTTCCTCTCCGAACAGTCGGCGTTCGTCCACAACTCCTCGTCCGACCGCGGGCTCGGGCTCGACCTGTTCTATCCCAAGGACGGATCACCGCGGCTCGACTACCCCTTCGCCCTCGTCGACCGGCCACGGCTGAGCACCGACGAGAGCCGGGCCGCGCTGCGCTTCATGACGCTCTCGGGCGAGTCGGAGGGGCAGCGGATCCTTCAGCGGTCCGGGTTCCGCACGGACGACGACGAGGTGTCCGGCGCGCTGGTCGCCAAGGCCGGCGGCCGTGCCCCGCAGCCCTTCGACCGCGCCGCGGCCGACCCCCTCCCGGAGAAGGCGGTCGAAGAGACGCTCGGCACGTGGACGATCACGGTACAGAGCGCCCGGATCACCGCCGTCGTCGACGCCTCCGCGTCCATGTCGCAGCCGGTGCCGGGCACCGACCGGACCCGTATGGACGTCACCAAGGCCGCCCTGCTCCAGGCGCTCGGCACCTTCACCACGGAGGACGAGATCGGGCTGTGGAAGTTCTCCACCCGTCTCGACGGCGACCGCGACTACCGGGTGCTCGTGCCGACGGGACGGCTCGGCGACCGCGAGGGCGGCAACGCCCAGCGGGCGAGACTGGCGGCGGCCTTCAACGCCCTGAATCCCGTGCCGAACGGGGCGACGGGCCTGTACGACACCACCCTCGCCGCGTACAAGGCGGCCACCTCCGGCTATGCGAAGGGCAGGTTCAACGCACTGGTCCTGCTGACCGACGGCGTCAACGAGGACCCGGGAAGCATCTCGCGCGCCGCTCTGGTTTCCCGGCTGAGGCAGCTCGCCGACCCGCGGCGCCCGGTGCCGCTCATCGCCATCGCGGTGGGCCCGGACGCGGACAAGGCGGAGGTCGAGGCGATCGCCAAGGCGACCGGCGGCTCGGGCCAGGAGGTCAGCGATCCCTCACAGATCCACTCGGTGATCCTCAGAGCCATCGTGCGGGCGGCCGCCCGCAGCCAGAACTGA
- a CDS encoding glutamate--cysteine ligase: MGEKVVAGSFDLSDRQRYRGKLRECLAGLARLLEEKRFDRPKNLMGLEIELNLAGPDGMPRMMNAQVLERIASRDFQTELAMFNLEVNIAPHRLGGRVFDQLAEELGTSLAYAHRKAAEVDAGIVMIGILPTIDRDDLVSSNLSDGDRYTLLNDQIVAARGEEFALDIDGVERLVCTSKSIAPEAACTSVQLHLQVTPGRFADVWNAAQAVAAAQVVVGANSPFLFGRELWRESRPPLFQQSTDTRPPELQAQGVRPRTWFGERWISSAYDLFEENLRFFPPLLPICDDEDPLEVLDAGGVPKLAELVLHNGTVYRWNRPVYGIADGVPHLRVENRVLPAGPSVTDVVANAAFYYGLVRALAEEARPVWTRLPFASAAANFDAACRHGIDARLEWPRRGRYGGIAEVDAVTLVRDELLPLAAVGLDAWGVEPVDRDFYLGVIEDRCRLRVNGATWQAATFHQALEKGLGREAALAATTRRYGELMHLGEPVHTWPVGLPEPAPLG; the protein is encoded by the coding sequence ATGGGAGAGAAGGTCGTGGCAGGGTCGTTCGACCTGTCCGATCGCCAGCGCTACCGCGGCAAGCTCCGGGAGTGTCTGGCGGGGCTGGCGCGGCTGCTGGAGGAGAAGCGGTTCGATCGCCCGAAGAATCTCATGGGTCTGGAGATCGAACTGAATCTCGCCGGACCCGACGGCATGCCCAGGATGATGAATGCGCAAGTACTCGAAAGGATTGCCAGCCGCGATTTCCAAACAGAACTTGCCATGTTCAATCTGGAAGTCAACATAGCTCCACACCGGTTGGGCGGCCGGGTATTCGACCAGCTCGCGGAGGAGCTAGGTACTTCACTGGCATATGCGCACCGGAAAGCCGCCGAGGTCGACGCCGGCATCGTGATGATCGGGATTCTGCCGACGATCGACCGTGACGACCTGGTGTCGTCGAACCTGTCGGACGGTGACCGCTACACCCTGCTCAACGACCAGATCGTGGCCGCCCGTGGTGAGGAGTTCGCGCTCGACATCGACGGTGTGGAGCGCCTGGTGTGTACGTCGAAGTCCATCGCGCCCGAAGCCGCCTGCACCTCGGTGCAGTTGCACCTCCAGGTCACCCCCGGACGCTTCGCGGACGTGTGGAACGCGGCGCAGGCGGTGGCCGCCGCGCAGGTCGTGGTCGGCGCCAACTCGCCCTTCCTGTTCGGCCGTGAGCTGTGGCGCGAGTCCAGGCCGCCGCTGTTCCAGCAGTCCACCGACACCCGTCCGCCCGAACTGCAGGCCCAGGGGGTGCGGCCGCGTACCTGGTTCGGCGAGCGGTGGATCTCCTCGGCGTACGACCTCTTCGAGGAGAACCTGCGCTTCTTCCCGCCCCTGCTGCCCATCTGCGACGACGAGGACCCCCTCGAGGTCCTCGACGCCGGAGGCGTTCCCAAGCTGGCCGAACTCGTCCTGCACAACGGCACGGTGTACCGCTGGAACCGGCCCGTGTACGGCATCGCCGACGGGGTCCCGCACCTGCGCGTCGAGAACCGTGTGCTGCCCGCGGGTCCCAGTGTCACCGACGTCGTCGCCAACGCGGCCTTCTACTACGGGCTCGTCCGCGCCCTCGCCGAGGAGGCGAGGCCGGTGTGGACACGGCTGCCGTTCGCGTCCGCCGCCGCGAACTTCGACGCCGCCTGCCGCCACGGCATCGACGCGCGCCTGGAGTGGCCGCGACGGGGCAGGTACGGCGGCATAGCGGAGGTCGACGCCGTCACCCTGGTCCGTGACGAACTGCTGCCGCTCGCCGCCGTGGGGCTGGACGCCTGGGGGGTGGAGCCCGTCGACCGGGACTTCTACCTCGGAGTGATCGAGGACCGGTGCCGGCTGCGCGTCAACGGGGCGACCTGGCAGGCGGCCACCTTCCACCAGGCCCTGGAGAAGGGACTGGGCCGGGAGGCCGCGCTGGCCGCGACCACCCGGCGCTACGGCGAGTTGATGCACCTCGGGGAGCCGGTGCACACCTGGCCGGTGGGGCTGCCGGAGCCCGCGCCCCTCGGGTGA
- a CDS encoding DUF5999 family protein, which translates to MCQHQPPCPSAESADRESARLAAHHPEQGWSLLCNGVLLFEDTGELLPDGQIIAPHRPLGSEHVMTAA; encoded by the coding sequence ATGTGCCAGCACCAGCCACCCTGTCCGTCAGCCGAATCAGCCGACCGGGAGTCCGCGCGCCTCGCGGCGCACCACCCGGAGCAGGGATGGAGCCTGCTGTGCAACGGCGTTCTGCTCTTCGAGGACACCGGTGAGCTCCTGCCGGACGGCCAGATCATCGCGCCGCACCGCCCGCTGGGCAGCGAGCACGTGATGACGGCCGCCTGA
- a CDS encoding M23 family metallopeptidase, which yields MGLLHSPDRGQHHPTSGDRTAQEDPAAHEALANDSALGAARTGAPPVGVGPAGVGPVSGAPSDERPERTRRRRRPGPFTLLALPGLTVVLGFAGFMAATGHLPSAWSEDSDSHATTAGNTETDRVDASYLPWLREAARTCALLKPSVLAAQIDRRSGWNTDPATLSGTVGIAGFTESQWRTWGKDADGNGKSSPRDPVDAIMALARQDCALAEDVTRLRTRGTVSGDLLDLTLAAYTVGTDSVTRAGRVPVTARSYLTEVKGLSARYRSFDREENTNPGSGKTSGVLAPPVTTLVISSPFGSRKHPLTGVTKLHTGVDFAAPRNAPVSAARQGRVVFAGMTKAYGNRVVIDHGMIGGRRLETTYSHMSSLLVRAGQSVESGAAVGFVGSTGLSTGPHLHFEVLVDGAYSDPMPWLAVAH from the coding sequence ATGGGACTCCTGCACTCCCCCGATCGTGGGCAGCACCACCCGACGTCCGGTGACCGCACGGCCCAGGAGGATCCCGCGGCGCACGAGGCACTGGCGAACGATTCGGCGCTGGGCGCGGCTCGAACGGGCGCGCCACCGGTGGGCGTGGGGCCTGCCGGCGTCGGGCCGGTGAGCGGGGCGCCGTCGGACGAGCGACCCGAGCGCACGCGACGTCGTCGCCGCCCCGGCCCGTTCACCCTGCTGGCGCTGCCCGGGCTGACCGTCGTGCTGGGCTTCGCGGGGTTCATGGCCGCGACGGGCCATCTGCCCTCGGCCTGGTCGGAGGACTCGGACTCGCACGCGACGACCGCGGGCAACACTGAGACGGACCGTGTCGACGCGTCTTACCTCCCGTGGCTGCGCGAGGCGGCCAGGACCTGCGCCCTCCTGAAACCGTCCGTCCTCGCCGCCCAGATCGACCGGCGTTCCGGCTGGAACACCGACCCGGCCACGCTCTCTGGCACCGTGGGCATCGCCGGGTTCACCGAGAGCCAGTGGCGGACCTGGGGCAAGGACGCCGACGGCAACGGAAAGTCCTCGCCGCGCGACCCCGTGGACGCCATCATGGCGCTGGCCCGGCAGGACTGCGCTCTCGCCGAGGACGTCACCCGGCTCAGAACCCGTGGCACCGTGTCGGGGGACCTGCTCGACCTCACCCTGGCCGCCTACACGGTGGGCACGGACTCCGTGACACGGGCGGGACGCGTGCCGGTGACGGCGCGGAGCTATCTCACCGAGGTCAAGGGCCTGTCCGCGCGGTACAGGAGCTTCGACCGCGAGGAGAACACGAACCCCGGCAGCGGCAAGACGAGCGGAGTACTGGCACCGCCGGTGACCACCCTGGTGATCAGCTCCCCCTTCGGATCGCGCAAACACCCCCTCACCGGCGTCACCAAGCTGCACACCGGCGTGGACTTCGCCGCTCCGCGGAACGCGCCGGTGTCCGCCGCACGGCAGGGCCGGGTCGTGTTCGCGGGAATGACCAAGGCGTACGGCAACCGCGTCGTGATCGATCACGGCATGATCGGCGGCAGGCGGCTGGAGACCACGTACAGCCACATGTCGTCCCTGCTGGTCAGGGCGGGTCAGAGCGTCGAGAGCGGAGCCGCGGTCGGGTTCGTCGGCTCCACGGGCCTGTCGACGGGCCCGCACCTGCACTTCGAGGTGCTCGTCGACGGCGCGTACTCCGACCCGATGCCATGGCTCGCCGTCGCCCACTGA